In Myxococcales bacterium, the following proteins share a genomic window:
- a CDS encoding NAD-dependent protein deacetylase has product MSISQLVELCRGRAVLALTGAGCSTESGIPDYRGPGRRGPAPTPVQFQAFKRDPETRRRYWARSVAGWQRFQGARPNGAHLALAELEQRAQLAGLITQNVDRLHHAAGSRQVIELHGALERVRCLDCAALEARRALQLRLLALNPGWPELPATALPDGDAELESRDALEFEVAACLECGGVLKPDVVFFGENVPRTTVDAAYEMIERADALLVVGSSLSVFSGYRFVRRAAERGKPIGIVNLGPTRGDPLATLRVDGSAGEVLGALEQALGSA; this is encoded by the coding sequence ATGAGCATCAGCCAGCTCGTCGAGCTCTGCCGTGGGCGCGCGGTGTTGGCGCTGACCGGCGCTGGCTGCAGCACCGAGAGTGGCATCCCGGACTACCGCGGACCGGGGCGCCGCGGGCCTGCGCCCACGCCGGTGCAGTTCCAGGCCTTCAAGCGCGACCCGGAGACTCGGCGAAGGTACTGGGCGCGCAGTGTCGCCGGCTGGCAGCGGTTCCAGGGGGCGAGGCCGAACGGCGCACACCTGGCCCTCGCCGAGCTGGAGCAGCGAGCTCAGCTCGCCGGGCTCATCACCCAGAACGTCGACCGTTTGCACCACGCCGCCGGGAGTCGCCAGGTGATCGAGCTTCACGGTGCGCTCGAGCGGGTGCGGTGTCTCGACTGCGCGGCCCTCGAGGCGCGCAGGGCGCTTCAGCTTCGGCTGCTCGCGCTGAACCCGGGTTGGCCCGAGCTGCCCGCGACCGCGCTCCCGGACGGCGACGCCGAGCTCGAGTCGAGGGACGCTCTGGAGTTCGAGGTCGCCGCCTGCCTCGAGTGTGGCGGAGTGCTCAAACCGGACGTGGTCTTCTTCGGCGAGAACGTGCCGCGAACGACCGTCGATGCGGCTTACGAAATGATCGAGCGGGCCGACGCCCTGCTGGTGGTGGGCTCGTCCCTCAGCGTTTTTTCCGGCTACCGCTTCGTGCGCCGGGCTGCCGAGCGCGGGAAACCCATCGGCATCGTCAACCTCGGGCCGACCCGCGGCGACCCACTCGCCACACTCCGCGTCGACGGCTCCGCTGGCGAAGTTCTCGGTGCGCTCGAGCAGGCGCTCGGTTCGGCTTGA
- a CDS encoding 3-deoxy-7-phosphoheptulonate synthase, with translation MSASEHDFSDVPVENTNLTGFLPLVAPRRVKSELVASPVVLEQVLATRAALRDVIFGRDLLRRVVIVGPCSIHDPDAAIEYATRLAKVRAQTRERLIVIMRTYFEKPRTTVGWKGLINDPHLDGTCDIGTGLYRARRTLLAINELGVPCGSELLDPITPQYVADLLSWASIGARTTESQTHREMASGVSMPVGFKNGTDGSLEACVNALISAGASHHFLGINSDGATCVVQTRGNPDRHVVLRGGAEPNYFPDDVRAAAERVSAAAPAIVRSIMVDTSHGNSMKDYRRQPEVCRAVLEQMKQGQIALMGFLIESNLEEGRQDWKRGAPLARGVSITDGCLGWSATEELLFEIAETQQAPQT, from the coding sequence ATGTCAGCCAGCGAGCACGATTTCTCGGACGTCCCGGTCGAAAATACCAATCTGACCGGGTTTCTGCCGCTGGTCGCGCCGCGTCGGGTGAAGTCGGAGCTGGTTGCGTCGCCGGTGGTGCTCGAGCAGGTGCTCGCGACGCGGGCTGCCCTGCGCGACGTGATCTTCGGGCGAGATCTCCTGCGGCGCGTGGTGATCGTCGGCCCGTGCTCGATCCACGACCCGGATGCGGCGATCGAATACGCCACGCGGCTCGCGAAGGTCCGAGCGCAGACCCGCGAGCGACTGATCGTGATCATGCGTACCTACTTCGAGAAGCCGCGGACCACCGTCGGCTGGAAGGGTTTGATCAACGACCCGCACCTGGACGGCACTTGTGACATCGGCACCGGCCTCTACCGCGCGCGCCGCACCTTGCTCGCCATCAACGAGCTTGGTGTGCCGTGTGGCAGTGAGCTGCTCGATCCGATCACGCCGCAGTACGTGGCGGACTTGCTGTCGTGGGCCTCGATCGGCGCCCGGACGACGGAGAGCCAGACCCATCGAGAAATGGCCAGCGGAGTCAGCATGCCCGTGGGGTTCAAGAACGGGACCGATGGCAGCCTCGAAGCGTGTGTGAACGCCCTGATCTCGGCCGGCGCTTCGCACCATTTCTTGGGCATCAATTCGGATGGCGCCACCTGCGTGGTGCAGACGCGCGGCAACCCGGATCGCCACGTGGTGCTGCGGGGAGGAGCCGAACCCAACTACTTTCCGGACGACGTGCGTGCGGCGGCGGAGCGAGTCAGCGCCGCGGCGCCGGCCATCGTGCGTTCGATCATGGTCGACACCTCCCACGGCAACTCGATGAAGGACTACCGCCGCCAGCCGGAGGTCTGCCGGGCGGTGCTCGAACAGATGAAACAAGGGCAGATTGCGCTGATGGGGTTCCTGATCGAGAGCAACCTGGAGGAGGGGCGGCAGGACTGGAAACGTGGCGCGCCGCTCGCGCGCGGTGTATCGATCACGGACGGCTGCCTCGGGTGGAGCGCAACGGAGGAGCTGCTATTCGAGATCGCCGAGACTCAGCAGGCGCCGCAGACCTGA
- a CDS encoding ankyrin repeat domain-containing protein, producing the protein MSNTGATRASLAAILEEAAAVGDLPRALELIQEGALVTPDALCLAVARGATDVVVALLDAGANPNASDRHGVAPIFIAAAAGHPAVHAYLADPDRTDLRGGPWPEHTASIGHGEIIWTLASRGADASARHAPHSRQTASGTTALMTAAAFGHTGALDVLIAHQADARATDYAGRTARDWAEHFGQKAAMERLKQFTRR; encoded by the coding sequence ATGAGCAACACGGGGGCAACACGGGCCTCCCTGGCGGCGATCCTCGAGGAGGCCGCCGCAGTCGGAGATCTCCCCCGCGCGCTCGAGCTGATCCAGGAGGGCGCGCTGGTGACGCCGGATGCCTTGTGTCTCGCGGTTGCCCGCGGCGCCACCGACGTCGTGGTCGCCCTGCTCGACGCCGGAGCGAACCCGAACGCATCCGACCGCCACGGGGTGGCGCCGATCTTCATCGCCGCCGCCGCGGGCCATCCGGCGGTGCACGCCTACCTCGCCGATCCGGACCGGACCGATCTACGCGGCGGGCCGTGGCCGGAGCACACCGCCAGCATCGGCCACGGCGAGATCATCTGGACGCTGGCGTCGCGGGGCGCCGACGCGAGCGCGCGCCACGCACCCCACTCGCGCCAGACCGCCTCCGGCACGACCGCATTGATGACCGCCGCCGCCTTCGGGCACACCGGAGCCCTCGACGTCCTGATCGCACACCAGGCCGATGCCCGCGCCACGGACTACGCCGGCCGCACCGCGCGGGACTGGGCCGAGCACTTCGGGCAGAAGGCCGCCATGGAGCGGCTGAAACAGT